GGCGAGTCAGGGATGATGAACCACGCGAACACAGCGACAATGACACTGGGAAACCCCTCCACAAGGAACAGGGCTCGCCATGGCGCAATGGGCCCATCACTGCTGAATTTCACAATCAACCATGCCAGACTGCTAGCGAACGACGAGGCCAACGGGGCGGCAGAAATGAAGAGTCCTGTTCGGAATGCGAGCTCCTCACGCTTGTAGAATAAGGATAAGTAGAATGGGACGCCTGGTCCAAATGCTGCTTCTGTGATTCCTAGGGTTGCGCGCAGAAAGACCATGGCCCCGAAGGATGCCGCGAGTGATTGAAACGAGGCCACAAGACCCCATCCGCATACGCAGAGCGAGATGTATACATGTGCTGGAAAGACGCGGTAGAGCAGAGTCATCCACTCGAACAGGATGTACGTGATATAGAAGGCTGTCAAGAGCCATTCGTACTGGGAGGACGACAGTTTCAAGTCCTCTACAAGACCAGCGATCTTTGCGTTTCCGATATCTAGACAGCGTCAACATTATCCAGAATAGAACAAATTAACAGCAACTAACTTGAGCGGtctagaaaagaaagcaggTAGAGGAGCGCGAGGAATGGTACCAGCCTGCGATCGAACCTCTTCACAACCTGTTGTTCTTCGACAGGAGTATACTTCGGCACTCTGGGCCGACTGAACTTCGGCCGCGCCTCATCATTATAGTTGAACGAGTCCCCATCGTCTTCAGAGAACGGGTCTTCCACGTCGCCGAAGTCAGTCTGAATCTTCAAGGGTCCGCCTGGATTACGGCTTGACTGGCCCTCAACGGAACCATCAGAGACCGGGGTATACTGAGCATTAGAAGTTGATGAACCGCTGCTTTTGTCGGAAGCCGGCCCCGCTAAGGGCGGCCGAAAGGATGTCATTTTCAGGGGAACTGGACTATGCAGGCTAAACACGCATTTCTGATTGAGCGAGGCAACTAAAAGAGAGACTCTGGACAGGCTGAAGCaataaaacagaaaaaaaaaaagtgggGGAAGAGCAGTAAAAGAGCAGCTCGACAACCACCACCTGGGGATCGGGGATGGATGCAGCATGTTCCTGTCCTGTGTGACTACGCCGCGTGATGATCGCGCCAACTCCCCCGCCAATCAGGTTACTAATCCACAATCCTAGCGCAAAGCAACACAGCCCAAGCATAtcagaaaaagagaaaatgcGAAACAATAAACTAGAGTACATGATATCCTGGCTCCCAACGATTCAGTTGCCGTAACCGTGTTGTCAAATCCTCAATGGCGGCCTTGGGGGGGACGGTAAGAGTCGATAATGGGGCGAGCTCTCCTGTTGTTGTCCACACCCCGATGCTTCCTACCCTTGCTATACCCTTCAAGGTGTCGCTTACGCGGTCCAAGAGCATGAGACCTCCTGCCTCTCTTGCCCCGGCCTCCTGCATCTTCGTCAAAGTGCCGCTTACGACCACCAAGGATCTGAGCCGTCCTGTCTCTGGCGACGGCAAAGGTGCGCTCCAGATCTGGGACGACACTATCATGAGACAGCCCGTTATCATGAAAGTACCGGAGGGTATTCTCCGCTGAATCGCGGAGGAAGCGGATTGCGGGAAGGCTCTCCACGCCATCCCTCGCTTTTGTAGTGAGGTAGTCTTCCTTGGCTTGGTGGTAGACGTCGAGGAGTCGCGTAGCCCGGACATCAGGCCTGCTTGTTTGTTTCGCCTCCATGGTGAACAttgcctcttcttcttcctcctccgcctcctcctcctcctcctcctcataGAGATATGGATCGGGGAAGTGGCGTCCGTACTCCTCTTGGATATCAAAGGGGGGCGATTCTTCCTGCCCACGCTGGTATTCGGTGCttagggctggggctggggctgggaccatggcgtcctcgtcttcgttctTGTGGGTCAGTTGAACTGCAGATGGTTATGAGGGCGTTCCCACAGATATGATAGGCACTTATTTACCTCTGTCCAAAACACTCTGCAGCCTGACATGGTTCAAGACAGTTTTCTTGCCATCCGCGATGGGTGCAATCGGAACAATCCCCAGAAACTCGGTCAAGTAGAGCTCCAGCATGCCAGGGTCCGTCGCGCTCTCGCCGCAGTCCGAGAGGATGAGCAAAGCCCTGTCGTAGATTGTAACCTGGCAGTCCTCAAACTCCTGCGAGCGGCACTTGACAAGCGCGAGGTGGCGACGGAGAGAATCGGCTAGGATGGAGTAGCTACTTGGATCATTGAAGACCTCAAGCATGACGGAGCTGGGTTTGTTGACTCGGCGGTACTTGCGGACGAGTTCGTCGACTCGCTTCTGGGGGCCGTCGCCTCTGGCGCGGTGTTGGAGGGAAGTGGGCATTGCGGAGAGTTTGGAAGACATTGTATGGAGGTAGGTGTAGTAGAATGATAGATGGCAGAGGGATTATAGGAAGTTTGCTATCCTGAGGATGAGACGGGATGCTGGTGTCTCTTAACCCATAGGGTGAACGGCGTTCGAGCTGTTAAGAACATGGCAAACGCGTTGATTGTTTTGATTGCCACAGCGACATTCATGGCCAATTTGGTTGTGGTGAGAGAATTAAGGTGGTTGCTTTGTAGGAGTAACAGCGCGACATCATAAAGTGCTCTGCTATGGCCTCCACAGAATCCCACCCGACTTTGCCGAAGAAAGCAAACGTGTGTGGCCCAGGTCCCCAGatactagaaatatttagCATGAGTTGGAACTGTTTACCTCTAGGAGTGATAATGCAGGTTGGAAGTCAATGATTGCCTGTATTCATTCACGCGATGAGATGTCTCGAACTGAatgtaataatataaaaaccTCATTAAATCCATAAGGAATAAACGTTGTCGCTTCAATAACCTGGCCCTGGCGAACCTCGCCTGCAATCATACAAAATCATTGGAATATAATAGTTGGCCACGTATAGGATCATTAAGGCTCTATGAGGCCATGCCCCAGTTTCAGTAATCACAGTGTTGTGCCCGGGAATCAATTCCGCTGCCCGTAGAGCCTTTCAATCTCGTCAACAAGAACCGACACCTGACTACCTTCGCCATCCTTCGCGCAATCTTTCCAGGCTCCGCCATCCCGGATACACCAGACGGTGTCATCGACCCGAACAGTACAGCTCGTCGTCACTTCAAGCTCCGCACTGTGATGAGCACTCTCCCGCAGAAGAGCAATACCGCTCAGCGGAGCATCTTCCTGGTGACCCACATTGGGATTGTCGTCCTGCTGGCTAACACATTGGTTCAAAGCCTCAAAGTCGATACCATGCTCCAGAGCACATTGTTCAACAATCTGCCTGTCTGGGATCTCTTCGTATGAGCTAATCAGGCAAGTCGCGAACCCGAGGTATCGAACCGTGGGCGTCGTCGCTTGTGTAGAGCTGTCATCTGGTGGGAAGGGAAGGTTCGCGGCGCAGAGCATGAGCATGTTTCCGATGCATTCTCCGGGGCCGTGCATGCACACTACATCGGAAGACCGATTTGAGGCGCTAGTAGTTTGACCGGTTAGTTCTCTGTATAACGAGCctcaaaaaagaagatttcACCCACTTTGCGATAAATGAAAGCTCAAAGTCGATTTTGTCGTTGGCCCTCTCCATTGTCGGCACAACAAGCTCCCGTAGGCAGTCCCGCGCATCTGGACATTTGCTCATGATGTGCGCCTCAAGTGGAATACGTTGTGGATCCGCAGTCGCCGAGTCTGTGAGCggatcttggtcttcgaACGGGAAGCCGTCTTCTGCCGTTCGAGCATGATTGTGACACAGGGATATCTTAAAATTCGGAAGCGCGATAGGAAGCCAGTGGAAAGTCAACCAGAGGCAGGCGACGATACCGAGGAAGCCGGCGAGGCGGGGGAAATTCCGGCGGCGCGGAGGGATACTCGGGCCAGTTGTGAGAGGTAGCTGGTCTCTGCCAGATAAATCTTCGACGTGCTTCTCCATGATGGGCAAGCGGGTGTAACGGTTCGAGGAAATCAAGGGAGAGGCCGTGAGACGCGATGTGACGATCGACCGGGAGAAGTTCTGGAGTCAGGTGGGGTCACTGGAGCACGACCGAACGATCCTTCCAAGGTTCCAATCAGCTTGGATCAACCACTCACGGTTCACTCTTTTCATCGCCAATCTCGACTGCTACGCTCATTTACTTCGTCCATTTTCCTCGAATGGGAGCTCGGTTATCTATTTTAGCCGCGGGAGCTGAGCTTGCAAGATTCACCTATCAATTCCTGCATGACTGGCGCCGCCGattgatggccatggaaacgATCTTAGTTCGAGGCAAAGACCACGGAGTAAGATCCGTCCAGCACCATACTCCGAAGTATCATTGTGGCGCTGTGTTATGCTGAAAGTGACATTGGGCATTTTATGCCCATTCTGCTCATGTCCGAAATCCGCTTACAAACAGTTAAAATCACAAATCAACACTACTGTTTTGAAAAGACCTTCCCGGTAGATACTACCCAATCTGCAGCAGTGGCGTACACTTAGGCCTCGCCTAGTCTTTTGCTCAATTTATCGACTACCCCATTTTCAAGCACCAGTCTCATATCTCCGCTTCCTACCTTGCATGCATACTCCACGGCGCTTCCCCATGGTCCCTTTACTGTGGGATCCGCTCCGTTCTCCAGGAGCCACCGGACTCGCTCTACTGCACCTGCCATGACAGCGTGGACGATTGCATATCCAGGCACCATGTTCCCCTTTTGAGGCCCTTGGAATTGGTTCACATCGGCACCGCGCTCCACCAGAAGGGCCATAACGGGGATTCTACTTCTGTCGAACTCCTCGCTGGGGGTGACCATGCCAGAATGCGGGTTACCACCAGGTGGACAAGCCCCCGCTGCTGAATGTAGGGGGAACCCGTTTTGTATCACGGCACCGGAATCCAGGAGCATACGGGCAGCCTCGAGATCTCCCTGATAAGCCATTTTCTCGAGAGCCACGCATGAATCAGTTAGGGGCTCGCCATAAAGGTGCTCATCCTGCTCGCCCAGGTTGGGGTTAGCACCATGGTCCAGGAACCACcggaggagggagtggtTGGTCACAATAGAAGGTAGTAGAACAGCCCCCCATGTCCCTGAATTAATATGGATTAGTGATGGTATCTTGATGGCCCGGTGAAAGAAAATCAAATACCAGGGGTATTTGGCGTCCAGCCATAGTCAACTAAGAGCTCGAAGAGGGAAATCTGCTGGTCTTCTGGGGCAGAAAGGATATGATTTGGAGTTTTCCGGACGATAGGTGCTCCGGTAGCGAGAAAATAACGTGCAGTTTCCACATTGCCAGCCTTCAGAGCAAGGCATAGACCATGGTGAAGGAAAGCGGGGGTGGTTGTGAGGGCTTCGGAAGCGATGATAGATTGCGCTGTTGCAAGAGAGCCTTGACGGCAGGCAGATTCAAAGCCACTATAATATTCAGGTGGCGGCCCAAGAAAGCGGGGGTTCTCAGTCATAAAGGTAAGATCGTTGGGGGCCGTAAGAGGGATATCATCATAGCGAAGACCGTCGCCAAGTATAGTCCATCCCCCCTTCTGGTCCCTGGGTAGCGGATCCCCAGTCTCCCCTGCACGATTCTCTAGGGTAGTTCGTTGTTCTCTCTTGGTTAGGATGGTCTCGAATTCGCGCTCGCGCCGACGCTGTGCAATCGAGAGCCATCCTTCAAGTACCTGCGGATCGGACTCCGATAGCATTTCAAGTTGCCGGAAGGCAAGGGCGCTCCCTTCTGGCGTCCACTTTTCTGACTGTGGATCATATGAAGATGCGAGCTTGACTAGTCTGGCAATCTGGGCGTCCTTTGTCAACCGGTCTTGTTTGTGCCAATTCGACAGCCACTCCGACACTGATATCCCGGGCCATTTCTGCGGCATGGGCCTTGATAGAAGCCGGGGCTGGTTATTCATAATGCAAGATGATATGATGCTCAGTTGATGTTGGCGTTGAGCACAGCCTCGACTTTTAGGCCATGGCCGGGGGACAATGGAAGCAGCTGCCTGGTCTGCCGCCTGCGCCGTCTGAGCTGGAGGCTCTGAAGTTAAACCTGAAACGGCTCTTGCCGGGTTTTAGCGTCCTCAGCTCGAAGTACACCTCAACATACAAGACCCCTCAACTTGGATAGTAGCATTTAGGCATTTTGCCTAGGAGCTCCGTTTCAGGGCCAGGGTGTGGCGTCGAAATTCTCCGATAAACAAGTCCATTATTACTCCAAGGTATATGGCATCAGAGAGTTAAAGTTACATTGAGTCATTGAGTCATGGGGGTGTTCTCCATGCTGGGCCCGAGGCATACCCACCCACATGAGCAAGACAGCTCTCCTCCACCTTTCTATTCTTGGACAAAAGGCCGGCGGCAAAACGAAGAGCCAGCAGCAGTCAAGAGCGAACCGAAGCGAGCGATAAGAACGCCTGCGACTCGCGAGACACGACCTAGGTACCCcggcagctccagctccgattTCGGAGCTGTGACGAGTGAACCGTTGACCATGAGGCTGCCAAGGTACGTACTCTGTACAAAGCCTGGCTTGAGCAACAAGCACTAGCCATTCCTTATTCTCCCGAGATCTGACACTCCATTGCGCGTCTCGTTTGCTTTGATCCACCTCTCCGACGTGCTCAACTGCCCATCCATATCGTCGCGGTTTGTCATGGCGACATCGGATTTGGCCAAGCCGATTGTCACCTGCGGGGTCAGTTGACATGTCGCCAGTTTGtggctgaagctgctgctcctgtcAACGGATGAACTGGAAGGTAAGGTACGAGGCTCTCCTCAGCAGCCTGCGCACGAGTCCAGCTTTGGGGAGAACTCGTATCGAGCTGGTGAGACGAACATCAGATAGGCTAGAGAAGGATGCATCCCACAGCCATGGACACGCACTGATCGATCCACCCAGACCCTGAACGAATCAGGGATCCAGGGCTATTTCCTAGATTAGGCGACATTGAAGTCGAGAGCGAGCTGTGATTAATATAGCTCTTTGTCACGAGAGGCGGCGGGCGTGGCAGTTGGCCTGTTTACCAGTCGGAGGATGCTGCCCCACCCAGCTACCTAACTCCCACATGGCAGAAAAGTCGGAGCTGAAGAGGGTGACAATAATAACAGCTCACCGGAAGATGGATGCGTAATTGGAACCGCGATGGGATGCATGCTGTTGTTCCTGAATCCTGGGTAGTTCTGCGACATGCCTCAGCTCGTAGCCAAGACTGGAGACACAGTGGAGCCTGTCTCTGTCTCGACCAAGATGGTTGACGACTTCAACGGGGATAAAGCAAGCGAATGGGGAATCTCCGGGACATTCATGCCCCATTGCCAGATGCAACAACAGGCCCAGATTCCCaggtgctgctgttgagctgTTGCAGCAAATAATCGGCAGCCATGGTCGTAGAAGCCGACCGGGGCGATGTCACATCGTCTGGCGGATGGTCGCATTCCATCGCATCAAATCATTCTCGCGTCTTgtctctttcttcccttccACCCTGGGCCACCGCGgcctctttcctttctctgtctctcttCGCTGCCTCACCCATCCTCTGCTGCTCGTTTCCGAATGGTGGGGAATGCCACTGGCTGGTCCTGTGGCTTTTTAACCTTTCGTCTCTCTTAGGTCCTCCGTACTGCTCcctcttatttataataatacgCAATTGCTGCCCTTCCtgcgcttcctcttccattcCACTCATTGTTCCCTGTGTACCACCTGTCGCCGCCATCTTCGGCGCAAGTGCAAACATACTGTGAGAGGTGTGTGGCCGTCTGCCCATACTGTCTTCCCTACCCGAGCCTGTTTCGCCTTCGGTGCGCGGTCTGGCTCCGTGCATATGACTGTCACCGTTGTGCCATCCCCCCTCCTTCAACGCCCTGCTGCAGACACGCGTCCCGCTTTGGAATTTGCTGTAACATCGAAGCTAACCATTATTTGGGTTGACATGTCCCAGGCTTCCAGACTCCTGCCCTTCCTCGAGGATCTGCTCCCGCGGTTCCGAATCGAAGATCTCCTCCACTCCCGGGCACATATACGATCATCCGTGACGCGGATTGGGCAACGCTCTCCTCCCATTTTTGAATGATACTCTgctctgctgcagaggaaCGCATATATACCCGATTAGAAATCCACAGTCCTCCTGCGAACTGTGTGAGCGTACACGAGACCAAACTGCAACCCCAACCCCCGAGGATCCTCAGTCTGTGAGTCACACGAGGACTTTCGCAACCCGCTGAGTTGCATCCTATCTCTGCACCCCGCATCACCAATCTGCGGTACCCGGCTTCATCACGACAATGGCTTCGGCGGATTCAGGACGGTCAGGGCTACACACCGTGGAAGAGCACGAGATCATACACGATGATCCcattgacgaggatgaggaccaTGATGAGGAATTCAGGGAGATGGACCCCTCCGTAAGGGCATATCTGGAACATCAGCGAAAGGTCGATGAGTTTTTATCACCGCTGGCCCTAGACGAGGCTGTGCTATACCAGTTGGCCCGTCGGCTGTCGAGTGTGTATCGGAAGCTGGCTTTGGAATCAGACCAGCAATTCCTCCCAACCCCGGTTTCAAAGCTACCTAGTGGCCTGGAGACCGGCCGCTACTTGGCCATCGATGTTGGAGGGTCTAACCTACGAGTTGCTTTTATCGAACTGCTCGGCGATACTGCCGAGCCCGATATGGCTCGCACACGAGCCGCGGAGAGACCTCTTAAGAAGGCGCAGACACAACGCGTCAAGCGCACGCTTGAGAAAGCATGGCCTATCCAGGAGCATTTAAAGATGGACAAGGCGGAGGACCTTTTTGCGTGGATCGGAGATTGTATTGCGGAAGTAGTGGCTGAAAGCTTAACCTCGGATGCAACAAAAGGCTCAGTCCCTGAAGAACTGGAGATGGGAATTACCTTCAGTTTCCCAATAATGTGAGTAGCCCACATAGCCCACTGCTCATACGCTCCGAAGTTTTCGAGGTCAGGAACTTTGCACCCTCTACATCTACTGACAAATAACAGGCAAGAGTCTCTTGCGGAAGCTACTCTCATGCCGATGGGCAAGGGGTTTGCTATTACTTCAGATCTAAATCTTCGAAAAATACTGCTTAGTGGGTATGAAAAGCACACGAAACGccctgatgatgaagatgaaccGTCAAAAAAGCGCCGGAAACTGTTCGCTTTACCAAAACTGAAGATTTCTGCAATTACCAACGATGCGGTAGCGACTCTTGCATCCCTGGCGTATGCGGTGAAGTCCCTGCCCAACAGCCGAGTTGCGATGGGCATCATCGTGGGTACTGGCTGCAATGCCACGATACCGATGAAACTTAGCGCCCTGCACGATGCGAAGGTGAATCATGTGAGGAGGAGCGATCCAGAGACATCAGAAATTATCGTGAATACCGAATGGACGATATCGGGTGTCTTGCCTCCTCTTAAAGCGCTTGATATCATAACAAAGTGGGATGCGGAACTAGATGCAGCTAGTGCACGCCCCGGCTTTCAACCATTTGAATATATGACTGGAGGTAGATATGTCGGTGAACTTATACGGCTTATTTTCATAGACTACCTAACCAACATTACTGGGGTGTCTAAGGCTGCGCTACCTGTGGAACTCACTAAGAAATACGGCTTAACCACATCATACGTCTCAGACAACATTGCGCGTTCACGCTCAGGCGAAGATCTCGCAGTTGAGCTGACCGGTTCTCTACCCCCGCCAAGCGATACGTGGCGGTGGGATGCTACGTCCGCAGATCTCTTACGAAAAATCGCTAGGGACGTACAAAGGCGATCGGCAGGCTTAATAGCCGCCGCAGTTGTCGGCCTATTAGCATGTGCCGGCGAAATAGAGTTGAGGTTGGAAAGTCACGAGAGCTCACCGCAAGAATCTTCTGCGGCCTCACCCGAACATGAAAGCATCACGAACATTTCTCAGCCTAAAGATGAACCGACAAGCTTAAACGGATTAAGCAACGCTCGCGGCCCGATAGTCCCTATAATTTCTCCGTCGCCCACGCCTGCAGATTGGCAGTCTGGACCCGAGGAGCTTGTCGTCGCGTATACGGGTGGTATAATCCAGCATTATCCCAATTTCAAAGAAATGTGCCAACAGACCATCGATCGGCTTATCATGCGTACGGGGCCTCAGAAAAGCGGGAAATCAGTCTTTCTGCGCGAGGCATCAGATGGCGGTGTCATTGGAGCTGGTGTTCTCGCTGGGATGGTTGGGAATCGCTGACTCGGTCTCGAGATCCCACCTTTGTAGCGAAACATATCGAGGCTTTGCCGACTAGATTATCCTATATACTAAGGCGCTTCTACTTGGTGTACTTGGATATTCAAGTCCGCGCACTTTTGGTTCCCTTTTATCCCGTGTTGCTTTCCCAGGCTGTTTGACCTACGGGCGGCATATATCTTAGTTGGGTCAAAAACACTAAGGGGCCTTGCGAAACACACGCACGGCTCCAAAAATTACGTTATACAGGTTTCATGAGCATGGAAGCGTTTGGTCTTTGGGATTATTCTTAAGTATGAGGAACTGATGATAGAAGTAAATgaattttaatatattatatgtaACGGAACATATTATTTCTAACACTTCGCTTCATAGTTTGAGGCTTTCCATCCTCGTACTCTATGCCAGATGCACCGCCCTCCCCAGACATCTCTTCAAGCCGCCGGCGTagctcttcatcttcttgagCGACGCTTTTGGCTGCTTTCCGCGGTTTGTGGTGTTCTGGCGTAGAGTGTCGTTTTGATGATTCGTTTGGTTGTTGGTTATCATGCGCTTCTTTATCTAGTACCGTTTTCAGTCTGACTTTTCAAAAACGCTAGCAGTTTGCATTACCTGTGTTTGAATCCACTTGAAGTTGTGGCGTGGAAAATATACATCGGGCAGGGACAGAAAGTGGTTGTTTTTTCAACAAAACCTTTGCCCCTGTCGGCAATTGTGCTATCCTTTGCATTCTGTCTGAGGTGACAGTGACTCAACAGTGACAAACAAAACACCAAATAACTTCAATATTGTGTAAAGAGCAAGTTGACagtaactaactagttaacaTGACATAATTCTTTGATAGGCCTTGGATATCACGTGTTTTTCCCGTGACCCGTTCTCCACACTTTATCGGAGTCATCAACCACTCATTCAACCACTTTcagcctcatcatcacctcaacaaccacGCCAACATGAGTGCCCAGGCGTATTACGAACTCTACCGTGGGAGCAGGTACTTTCTACCTCTATCGGAAGTGGCTGGACTTGCTTGTACTAACACTCTGCGTTCTCAAACACCAGCCTCGGCCTGTCATTGACCGACACCCTCGATGATCTGATCAACGAAGGACGGATCGAGCCCCAGCTCGCCATGAAGATTCTCTCAACCTTCGACCGTATTATTACAGAAGTCCTCGCAGAGAAGGTTCGGACTCGGTTGAACTTCAAGGTATGCCGTGCCCTCTTATGTTTCGCGAGCCTTGGGACATTGCCTGTGGCGGATCTCAGATGGAAGAGCGGGCGCTGATCGTATGTGTTATCCGTTAACAGGGCCACCTTGACACATATCGATTCTGTGACGAAGTTTGGACTTTCCTGATCAAGGATGTCAATTTCAAACTGGATAACCAGCAGACTATCAGCGCGGACAAGGTTAAGATCGTGAGCTGCAACAGCAAGAGGCCCGGAGAGGCGTGAGGATCTTATAAGTGGAACAATGGCAACctgagatgagatgagacaCGGCGTTCttcgattttttttttttttttttaaattttttttcaCACTCCGTATTTGACCCTGCTGGTTTATGGGCACTGGTCGTTTTTGTGTCGGCGTTTTAGGACGTTTCCATGGCATCATTTGTGCTTTACATTACCGATTTTCATCGGACAAGAAAGATACCCGAATGAAGAAGTAGAatactcttttttttcccctcccACGTAGAATCCGTAAACAACACCAAGAGTTGTCATTAAATTAAAACCCCAGAAAGTCGGCTGGGGCCTAGCCTGGTT
Above is a window of Aspergillus puulaauensis MK2 DNA, chromosome 2, nearly complete sequence DNA encoding:
- the TOA2 gene encoding transcription initiation factor IIA subunit gamma (BUSCO:EOG09265ER6;~COG:K;~EggNog:ENOG410PPMK;~InterPro:IPR009083,IPR009088,IPR015872,IPR015871, IPR003194;~PFAM:PF02268,PF02751;~go_component: GO:0005672 - transcription factor TFIIA complex [Evidence IEA];~go_process: GO:0006367 - transcription initiation from RNA polymerase II promoter [Evidence IEA]), with the translated sequence MSAQAYYELYRGSSLGLSLTDTLDDLINEGRIEPQLAMKILSTFDRIITEVLAEKVRTRLNFKGHLDTYRFCDEVWTFLIKDVNFKLDNQQTISADKVKIVSCNSKRPGEA